The following are encoded in a window of Leptodactylus fuscus isolate aLepFus1 chromosome 9, aLepFus1.hap2, whole genome shotgun sequence genomic DNA:
- the HESX1 gene encoding homeobox expressed in ES cells 1 translates to MTTGSLYERSPRMSAELQKVSSCLTENKATTCSFSIESILGMDKKKDLNSATIRHYRPWMDHYCSREVGTHCWRLPIISYELPVQVHPVKHTMEKEGGVQYEKCCPTSERLTYKRELSWYRGRRPRTAFTRSQIEVLENVFQVNSYPGIDVREELANKLSLDEDRIQIWFQNRRAKLKRCHRESQFLIVKESLTPQIQE, encoded by the exons ATGACAACTGGATCTTTGTACGAGAGAAGTCCAAGGATGTCGGCGGAGCTCCAGAAAGTATCTTCTTGTCTTACAGAGAACAAAGCCACAACGTGTTCGTTTTCTATCGAAAGCATCCTTGGAATGGACAAGAAAAAGGACTTAAACTCGGCGACCATAAGACACTATAGGCCCTGGATGGATCACTACTGCAGCAGAG AGGTTGGTACACACTGCTGGCGACTGCCGATCATCAGTTATGAGCTACCTGTACAAGTTCACCCAGTGAAACATACTATGGAAAAGGAAGGGGGTGTCCAGTATGAAAAGTGCTGCCCAACAAGTGAACGCCTGACGTATAAAAGAGAACTGAGCTGGTATCGAGGACGGAGGCCCAGAACTGCATTCACCAGAAGCCAA ATAGAAGTTTTAGAGAATGTTTTCCAAGTCAATTCATACCCAGGGATAGACGTCAGAGAGGAACTTGCTAACAAGTTATCTTTGGATGAAGACAGAATTCAG ATCTGGTTCCAAAATCGCCGCGCTAAACTGAAGCGATGCCACCGGGAATCCCAGTTCCTAATTGTGAAAGAATCACTAACTCCGCAAATTCAAGAATAA